One part of the Bacteroidales bacterium genome encodes these proteins:
- a CDS encoding response regulator translates to MKSENPSQKYTGRIVRLLFFSKVLLISSTLLLTLFVGYRSSHSLLQSIQLLSQPDPNLSYLQQGITSLYKADNNFRLFIVTSDKSFLQAYTKDLNYINKVIDSLQVEGKKQYSSTISSSILNKQKLSSKYLELKAVTDSLLALTLTFDDGSFSTFQLPEYGIKRYSYIRNSFSSDTLLEMQSKNEKKGFFKKVKSLFKDDSTEGTSKTVISKSESQSDNTTEQTVSAGEYKLLKDIHSFYLKNLMLYSSGNKRLNEREAELVAINSGLISSLEQLLIATREEQNLNTELIMKQASEEAHQSFSRLVGVAAVIFLLAIILFFIILNNLNRITEFSKGLERSRMRAERLAEQKSFFLTSMSHEIRAPLNNIIGFTEQLSSEKLSEEQALSLEGISTSSDMLLDTVNQILDFSTLESGKMRFTTRNFNPSKVIDEVISANTLRARKKRIVIKKHFNNSGILEIIGDEFRLKQTISNLVDNAIKYSDHGEITISGSLDSKKEKNCLLKLEVSDQGIGIPNDQLENVFIEFTRIDDKGLRPWQSGTGLGLPICKRIIEQQNGTIEVKSQVGKGTIFSFEIPYSQISQSDDAVLKVETVENWETLAGKHILMAEDDEFSRLLVEKICMKQNIILTTASDGIIAFKLFNEGNFDLVLTDINMPGMNGFEFVTKVRQIKDIAKSTLPVYAVTANVMEEELKQIVQSGMDGYILKPFREKELLKTILNAFQNVKK, encoded by the coding sequence ATGAAAAGTGAGAATCCAAGTCAGAAGTATACGGGTAGAATAGTCCGGCTACTTTTTTTCAGTAAAGTGCTATTGATCTCTTCCACATTATTACTTACTCTTTTTGTTGGTTATAGAAGCTCCCATTCATTACTTCAGTCTATACAGTTATTATCCCAGCCTGATCCCAATCTCAGCTACCTGCAGCAGGGTATAACCAGTCTCTACAAAGCCGATAATAATTTCAGATTATTTATTGTTACATCAGACAAGTCCTTTTTACAAGCATATACAAAAGACTTAAACTATATCAACAAAGTAATCGATAGTCTCCAGGTAGAAGGGAAAAAACAATACTCTTCAACTATTTCTTCCTCTATTCTAAATAAGCAGAAGTTGTCTTCCAAATATTTGGAACTGAAAGCCGTAACAGATTCCCTGCTTGCTTTGACCCTGACCTTTGATGATGGCTCTTTTTCCACTTTCCAACTCCCTGAATATGGCATTAAACGGTATTCATATATTAGGAATAGTTTTTCCAGTGACACCCTTCTTGAAATGCAGTCAAAAAATGAAAAAAAAGGCTTTTTCAAGAAGGTGAAAAGCCTTTTCAAAGATGACTCGACAGAAGGCACTTCAAAAACTGTGATCAGCAAAAGTGAGTCACAGTCTGATAACACCACAGAGCAAACTGTTTCAGCCGGGGAGTATAAATTATTAAAAGACATTCATTCTTTTTATTTGAAAAACCTGATGCTCTACAGCAGTGGTAATAAAAGGCTTAATGAGCGAGAGGCTGAATTAGTTGCAATTAATTCCGGATTGATATCTTCACTTGAACAATTGCTTATTGCTACCAGGGAAGAACAAAATCTGAATACAGAATTAATCATGAAACAAGCATCAGAAGAAGCACATCAGTCATTCAGCAGGTTAGTTGGTGTAGCAGCTGTTATCTTTTTACTGGCAATTATCTTATTCTTTATTATACTGAATAACCTTAATCGGATCACAGAGTTCTCAAAAGGATTGGAACGATCCAGGATGAGAGCAGAGCGGCTTGCAGAGCAGAAGAGCTTTTTTCTTACGAGTATGAGCCATGAGATAAGGGCACCATTGAATAACATCATTGGTTTTACTGAACAGCTGAGCTCTGAGAAACTTTCAGAAGAACAGGCATTATCGTTGGAAGGAATTTCAACATCTTCAGATATGCTTCTGGATACAGTAAACCAGATCCTTGACTTTTCGACCCTTGAATCAGGTAAAATGAGGTTTACAACCCGGAATTTCAATCCATCTAAAGTAATAGATGAGGTTATTTCTGCTAATACCCTGAGAGCCAGAAAAAAGAGAATTGTGATTAAAAAACATTTTAACAATTCCGGCATCCTGGAAATTATTGGAGATGAATTCAGATTAAAACAAACCATTTCTAACCTGGTGGATAATGCCATCAAATATTCAGATCATGGTGAAATAACCATTTCGGGGTCACTTGATTCTAAAAAAGAAAAAAACTGCCTTTTGAAACTAGAGGTTTCTGATCAAGGCATAGGGATACCTAATGATCAACTGGAGAATGTCTTCATTGAGTTCACCCGCATTGATGACAAAGGTTTACGTCCATGGCAATCTGGCACAGGCTTAGGATTGCCCATATGCAAGAGAATCATAGAACAGCAGAATGGAACGATTGAGGTTAAAAGTCAGGTGGGGAAAGGAACCATTTTCTCTTTTGAAATTCCCTATTCTCAAATATCACAATCAGATGATGCGGTATTGAAGGTTGAAACAGTTGAAAACTGGGAAACACTTGCAGGGAAACATATTCTTATGGCGGAAGATGATGAGTTTAGCCGCTTACTTGTTGAGAAGATATGCATGAAACAGAATATTATTCTCACAACGGCAAGTGATGGAATAATAGCTTTCAAACTTTTCAATGAAGGAAACTTTGACCTGGTGCTCACTGATATCAATATGCCCGGAATGAATGGCTTTGAATTTGTAACGAAAGTGAGGCAAATCAAGGATATAGCTAAATCAACCTTGCCTGTTTATGCAGTTACAGCCAATGTAATGGAAGAAGAATTGAAACAGATAGTACAATCCGGCATGGATGGTTATATTCTTAAACCATTCAGGGAAAAGGAATTATTAAAAACAATTCTGAATGCTTTTCAGAATGTCAAAAAGTAA
- a CDS encoding YigZ family protein — protein MLFDDQYFMIESSVQGSFKDRGSRFIGIAIPVLTEQEVKRELEVLKKQYFDATHHCYAYILGADKSAWRVNDDGEPSGTAGRPIHGQILSANLTNILVVVIRYYGGTKLGVPGLINAYKSAAREAIGNATIITCIVKEVYQLDYDYILMNEVMKIVKEEGVEVLKTEFGMKCVMQIAIRKQHADKVCTRFHRLSSLKTNYLRTT, from the coding sequence TTGCTTTTCGATGATCAGTACTTCATGATTGAGTCTTCCGTCCAGGGATCATTTAAAGACCGGGGAAGCAGATTCATAGGTATTGCCATTCCCGTATTAACAGAGCAGGAGGTAAAAAGAGAACTTGAGGTTTTAAAAAAGCAATATTTTGATGCCACACACCATTGTTATGCATACATACTTGGGGCAGATAAATCAGCATGGAGGGTAAATGATGACGGGGAACCTTCAGGAACCGCCGGAAGACCTATTCATGGTCAGATTCTATCGGCAAACCTTACCAATATCCTGGTGGTTGTAATCCGTTATTATGGGGGAACAAAACTCGGGGTACCCGGATTGATTAATGCATATAAGTCAGCTGCCAGGGAAGCAATCGGTAATGCAACTATCATCACATGTATTGTCAAAGAGGTTTATCAATTGGATTATGATTATATCCTAATGAATGAAGTAATGAAAATTGTAAAAGAAGAGGGTGTGGAGGTATTAAAAACAGAGTTTGGCATGAAGTGTGTTATGCAAATCGCCATCCGAAAACAGCATGCTGACAAGGTTTGCACTCGTTTTCACAGACTAAGTAGCTTAAAAACAAACTACTTAAGGACAACCTGA
- the dnaA gene encoding chromosomal replication initiator protein DnaA, whose amino-acid sequence MKELYEEVWGNCLKVIRDNLTYQSFKTWFAPIKPIKLENNVLTIQVPSQFFYEWLEEHYITLLKKTIRNELGPSGRLEYSIVMDGAYSNDPFTIKVPTSNRKATTNPSVAMPIDLNSGSSKEIPNPFVIPGLKKIQVHSQLNEAYSFDNFVEGDCNRLARSAGYAVACNPGKTAFNPLFIYSSVGLGKTHLAHAIGLQVKNNFPEKTVLYVAAEQFLQQFIDSVRNNNQNDFVHFYQMMDVLIIDDIQFISGKEKTQDVFFHIFNHLHQKGKQLVITSDKSPVELKGVEPRLLSRFKWGLAADLQVPDLETRIAILRKRIYKDGIEMPDEVIEYLAYCITTNVRELEGALISLMAQSSLNKKAITLELARQMIDKFVKNTTREISIDFIQKIVCDYFSIQVDALNSKTRKRDIVQARQLSMYFSKKHTKASLATIGLHCGNKDHATVLHACRTVSNLIETDKQFRLYVEELEKRIKF is encoded by the coding sequence ATGAAAGAATTGTATGAAGAAGTATGGGGAAACTGCCTAAAGGTAATCCGTGACAATCTGACTTATCAAAGTTTCAAGACCTGGTTCGCACCCATTAAGCCCATTAAGTTGGAGAATAATGTGCTAACAATTCAGGTCCCAAGTCAGTTTTTTTATGAATGGTTGGAAGAGCACTATATTACATTACTAAAGAAAACAATCAGAAATGAATTGGGGCCATCAGGCAGATTGGAATATAGTATAGTAATGGATGGAGCGTATTCGAATGATCCATTCACAATTAAAGTACCAACAAGTAATAGAAAAGCCACAACAAATCCCTCGGTAGCAATGCCCATTGATCTGAATTCAGGTTCATCCAAGGAGATTCCAAATCCTTTCGTGATTCCAGGACTTAAAAAGATCCAGGTGCATTCTCAATTGAATGAAGCCTATTCCTTTGACAATTTTGTTGAAGGGGATTGCAATCGTCTCGCCAGGTCAGCAGGATATGCTGTTGCCTGTAACCCCGGAAAAACAGCATTCAACCCATTATTCATTTATAGTTCAGTTGGTTTAGGCAAGACTCACCTCGCACATGCCATTGGTTTGCAGGTCAAGAATAATTTTCCGGAAAAAACCGTCTTATATGTAGCGGCTGAGCAATTCCTTCAGCAGTTCATTGACTCAGTCAGGAATAATAACCAGAATGACTTTGTTCATTTCTACCAGATGATGGATGTCCTGATAATTGACGATATCCAATTTATATCAGGTAAAGAAAAGACCCAGGATGTGTTTTTCCATATTTTCAACCATCTTCATCAAAAAGGAAAACAACTGGTTATTACGAGTGATAAATCCCCTGTTGAGCTTAAAGGGGTTGAGCCAAGACTTCTTTCGAGATTTAAATGGGGATTGGCTGCTGATTTGCAGGTACCTGATCTCGAAACCAGGATAGCAATTCTCAGAAAAAGAATTTATAAGGATGGGATTGAAATGCCGGATGAGGTCATCGAATACCTGGCCTACTGCATTACTACCAATGTCAGAGAACTTGAAGGTGCACTGATTTCTCTAATGGCCCAGTCCTCACTGAATAAAAAAGCCATTACTCTCGAACTTGCCCGTCAAATGATTGACAAGTTTGTAAAGAATACTACCCGGGAAATCTCAATTGACTTTATCCAGAAAATTGTATGTGACTACTTTAGTATACAGGTAGATGCCTTGAATTCTAAAACCCGGAAGCGTGATATTGTTCAGGCCAGGCAGTTGTCGATGTATTTTTCAAAAAAACATACCAAAGCTTCACTAGCTACTATAGGATTGCATTGTGGTAATAAGGATCATGCTACTGTTCTTCATGCCTGTAGAACCGTGTCCAATCTTATTGAAACCGATAAACAATTCCGCTTGTATGTGGAAGAACTTGAAAAAAGAATAAAGTTCTGA
- a CDS encoding transglycosylase domain-containing protein translates to MTDTKKRNIAGRFMELMLRWFYKLKYLIKTWIRIPREAPFWMKGLLFSIYSLAFLLIIILAVDVNFLWLFGNSPRIKEIKDPEINLTSELLSADGKLIGSLFIENRTPIEYKDLPKNLIDALIATEDVRFYQHHGVDVKATFAAIWSTLQGDKRGGSTITQQLVKNLFKTRADYSTGLLGNVPGVSTMISKTKEWINALKIELNYSKEDIITMYLNTVDFGSHSFGINSAASTFFGCAPIQLQPQQSAVLIGLLKAPSFYSPVSRPDNSRNRRNQVLRQMVKYNYLSESKGDSLMQTPLGIKYKRKGKITGEASYLRDAVVRSLQKWSKETDHDIWTEGLKIYTTIDSRMQKHAEDAMAEHMKRLQQLFNSNNGNVVVPWKDNDGAIIEGYFEKLASELPGYKGFISKYGIESDTVLSVLNKEHKMRVFTWNGERDTVLNTLDSLKHYKKFFQNGLVAIEPTTGYIKAWVGGINYNFFKYDHVNQSRRQPGSLFKAFVYAAAIDDGFGPCDQMTDQPVSIKYMEKGEEKVWQPHNVDWTHSGAMTLKHAFARSVNSVAVQLTQKIGWQKVIQYAKLMGIRSPLDSVPSICLGSSDVTLLEIVNAYCSFVNDGFLNEPVLVTRIEDRNGKIIFDLESQKKRVLSEETAFLMSVMLRSGLTEPGGTTQGLYEYDLFRYNTDFGGKTGTSSDYTDGWFIGVTPGLVAGSWVGNDDRSIHFKSSHIGEGLRTALPVYGKFMEKVLKDPALKQYQRKFDKPTIKINKNYSCQTVLPKADSLEILNDTLIIE, encoded by the coding sequence ATGACTGATACGAAAAAAAGAAATATTGCAGGCCGATTTATGGAACTCATGCTAAGATGGTTCTATAAACTTAAGTATCTGATTAAAACCTGGATTAGGATTCCCAGGGAGGCTCCTTTCTGGATGAAAGGGTTGCTATTTTCTATTTATTCACTGGCTTTCTTATTAATAATTATTCTTGCTGTTGATGTAAATTTCCTTTGGCTTTTTGGGAATTCCCCTAGAATAAAGGAGATTAAGGATCCTGAGATCAATCTTACCTCCGAATTGTTGTCAGCAGATGGGAAACTCATTGGCTCATTGTTTATTGAGAACAGAACTCCTATAGAGTATAAGGATCTGCCCAAAAACCTTATCGATGCCCTTATTGCGACCGAAGATGTAAGGTTTTACCAGCATCATGGAGTAGATGTCAAGGCTACATTTGCTGCCATTTGGTCTACCCTTCAAGGAGATAAACGAGGAGGCAGTACCATTACCCAGCAGCTGGTTAAGAACCTGTTTAAAACCAGGGCAGATTATTCTACAGGTTTGTTGGGGAATGTACCAGGCGTTTCTACCATGATTAGTAAAACAAAGGAATGGATCAATGCACTGAAGATCGAACTCAATTATTCGAAAGAAGATATAATTACAATGTATTTGAATACAGTCGATTTCGGGAGTCATTCTTTCGGGATCAATTCAGCAGCATCTACTTTTTTTGGATGTGCACCTATTCAACTGCAGCCTCAGCAATCAGCAGTACTTATTGGGCTACTTAAGGCACCATCTTTTTATAGCCCTGTATCCCGGCCCGATAATTCCAGAAATCGACGAAATCAGGTACTCAGGCAAATGGTGAAGTATAATTACCTGTCAGAATCAAAAGGGGATTCATTAATGCAAACTCCCCTCGGTATTAAGTATAAGCGAAAGGGTAAGATTACTGGTGAAGCTTCATATCTAAGGGATGCAGTCGTCAGGTCACTTCAGAAATGGAGCAAGGAAACGGATCATGATATCTGGACTGAAGGACTCAAAATATATACAACCATTGACTCCAGGATGCAAAAACATGCCGAAGATGCTATGGCTGAACATATGAAACGTCTTCAGCAACTCTTCAATTCAAATAACGGCAATGTTGTAGTTCCATGGAAAGACAATGATGGGGCTATAATAGAAGGCTATTTTGAGAAGCTTGCCTCTGAACTGCCTGGATATAAAGGTTTTATCAGTAAGTATGGCATTGAAAGTGATACCGTTTTATCAGTGCTCAATAAAGAGCATAAAATGCGTGTCTTTACCTGGAATGGCGAGAGGGACACAGTATTGAATACATTGGATTCATTAAAACATTATAAAAAATTTTTCCAGAATGGTTTAGTGGCTATTGAACCAACAACGGGCTACATTAAAGCTTGGGTAGGTGGAATAAATTATAACTTTTTTAAGTATGACCATGTGAACCAATCGCGCCGGCAACCAGGTTCACTTTTCAAGGCGTTTGTTTATGCTGCCGCAATTGATGATGGCTTTGGCCCCTGTGACCAGATGACTGACCAACCTGTTTCTATTAAGTATATGGAAAAAGGGGAGGAGAAAGTGTGGCAACCGCATAATGTGGATTGGACCCATTCAGGCGCTATGACCTTGAAACATGCTTTTGCAAGGAGCGTAAACTCCGTGGCGGTCCAACTTACACAAAAGATCGGTTGGCAAAAGGTGATACAATATGCCAAATTAATGGGAATCAGATCGCCACTTGATTCTGTACCATCTATCTGTCTGGGTTCCAGTGATGTTACACTGCTGGAAATTGTGAATGCTTATTGCTCTTTTGTTAATGATGGATTTCTCAATGAACCAGTACTGGTTACCCGAATTGAGGATCGGAATGGAAAGATCATCTTTGACCTGGAATCCCAAAAGAAAAGAGTGCTTTCGGAAGAAACTGCTTTCCTTATGAGTGTAATGCTACGATCAGGATTGACAGAACCCGGCGGAACAACTCAAGGTCTTTATGAATATGATCTGTTCAGGTACAACACAGATTTTGGAGGAAAAACTGGTACTTCCTCAGATTATACCGATGGGTGGTTCATTGGTGTTACCCCTGGTTTGGTAGCTGGCTCATGGGTGGGAAATGACGACCGGTCCATACATTTTAAATCTTCTCATATCGGTGAAGGACTCAGAACAGCTTTGCCGGTTTATGGAAAATTTATGGAAAAAGTGTTGAAAGACCCTGCTTTAAAACAATACCAGAGGAAATTTGATAAGCCTACAATAAAAATCAATAAAAACTACTCATGCCAGACAGTACTGCCTAAAGCAGATTCACTTGAAATTCTAAATGATACGTTAATAATCGAGTAA
- a CDS encoding SAM-dependent methyltransferase, with product MERGKLYLIPTPLGETSHNGWIDAQFTALINSIGIYIVEEIRTARRFLKKAGFQGSIDELVFKELNEHTQASEINGYLNETLKGADIGLLSEAGVPCIADPGNLVVMQAHKLGTKVIPLIGPSSITMALMASGLNGQQFSFHGYLPIKPHDRISAIRKLEKESFNGHRAQVFIETPYRNNSMFESLTKNCLPDTYLCIATDINQEGEFIRTLTIREWKLNPPDIQKRPTVYIISA from the coding sequence ATGGAAAGAGGCAAACTATATCTCATCCCAACACCTTTGGGTGAGACCAGTCATAATGGTTGGATTGATGCTCAATTCACTGCGCTTATTAATAGTATAGGTATCTATATCGTTGAAGAAATCCGAACAGCCAGGCGATTTCTGAAGAAAGCAGGATTCCAGGGCTCGATTGACGAACTTGTATTTAAAGAGTTAAATGAACATACCCAGGCTTCAGAGATTAATGGATACCTGAATGAAACGTTGAAAGGAGCAGATATAGGCCTTTTGAGCGAAGCGGGGGTACCATGTATTGCTGATCCCGGCAATCTTGTAGTTATGCAGGCCCATAAACTTGGCACAAAAGTTATACCTCTCATAGGCCCTTCCTCAATCACCATGGCATTAATGGCTTCCGGACTGAATGGACAACAATTTTCCTTCCATGGGTATTTGCCGATAAAACCACATGATCGTATTTCGGCAATACGGAAGCTGGAAAAAGAAAGTTTTAACGGACACCGGGCCCAGGTTTTTATTGAGACACCTTATAGAAATAACTCAATGTTTGAGAGCCTTACAAAAAACTGCCTTCCTGATACTTACCTGTGTATTGCAACAGATATTAACCAGGAAGGAGAATTCATCAGAACACTTACAATCAGGGAATGGAAACTCAATCCTCCTGATATTCAAAAGCGTCCTACAGTATATATTATAAGTGCCTGA
- a CDS encoding low molecular weight phosphotyrosine protein phosphatase — translation MKILMVCLGNICRSPMAEGIMREKITKYNLKAKVDSAGFESFHLNDTPDYRAIKVMSQHGIDISRHRMRLFQENDFQEFDRIYVMDQYNFQDVLSVSKSKEDSDKVDLILNVLEPGKNRIVPDPYYGGVSGFEKVYDLLDQATEQIALEIKNTK, via the coding sequence ATGAAAATTTTGATGGTTTGTCTGGGGAACATTTGTCGATCGCCGATGGCAGAAGGGATCATGCGTGAGAAAATCACTAAATACAATTTGAAAGCCAAAGTTGATTCAGCGGGATTTGAATCCTTTCACCTGAATGATACGCCTGATTACAGAGCTATTAAGGTGATGAGCCAGCATGGAATCGATATTTCCAGGCATCGGATGAGACTATTTCAAGAAAATGATTTTCAAGAATTTGATCGCATTTATGTAATGGATCAATATAACTTTCAGGATGTACTTTCTGTATCCAAAAGCAAAGAAGATTCCGACAAGGTAGACCTCATTCTGAATGTTCTGGAACCCGGCAAAAACAGGATTGTTCCCGACCCCTATTACGGTGGAGTATCAGGTTTTGAGAAAGTATATGATTTACTGGATCAGGCAACAGAACAAATTGCCCTTGAAATAAAGAACACTAAATAA
- a CDS encoding FKBP-type peptidyl-prolyl cis-trans isomerase, with the protein MTQIKNQTVVSLSYILKQDNAEGAVIEIAKETEPLVFIYGIGQMIPKFEEYLNTLSAGDSFEFTLLSADAYGEFEADAIIDLEKSIFMIDGEMDHEMLTVGNLIPMRDNHGNMLQGKVVNVSDEVVKMDFNHPMAGKNLHFSGKILNVREASADELNHGHVHGEGGHQH; encoded by the coding sequence ATGACGCAAATTAAAAATCAGACTGTAGTTTCGCTGAGTTATATCCTTAAACAGGACAATGCAGAAGGTGCAGTCATTGAAATCGCGAAAGAAACTGAACCTCTTGTATTTATCTACGGAATTGGACAAATGATTCCCAAATTTGAAGAATACCTGAATACACTTTCAGCGGGTGATTCTTTTGAATTTACACTTTTAAGTGCTGATGCATACGGTGAATTTGAAGCTGATGCAATCATTGACCTTGAAAAGTCAATTTTCATGATTGATGGTGAAATGGATCATGAAATGCTTACCGTTGGGAATTTAATCCCTATGCGCGATAACCATGGAAATATGCTTCAGGGCAAGGTAGTTAATGTGAGCGACGAAGTAGTAAAAATGGATTTTAATCACCCCATGGCTGGAAAAAATCTTCACTTTTCAGGTAAAATCCTCAATGTTCGTGAAGCTTCTGCCGATGAACTGAATCATGGCCACGTTCATGGTGAAGGTGGACATCAGCATTGA
- a CDS encoding M48 family metallopeptidase, with the protein MSSQVLFQAILAIVIVAYLIDLWLGYLNTTRWNDQLPHRLESIYDKERYKLQQLFERTQYKFNLISGFFSFSLLLGMLLIGGFAILDGWILSVTDSPVIQAVLFFGIIGLVSDILSIPFELYDTFRIEQKYGFNTTTLKTYWLDKLKSWLLAALIGGGLLALIVTIYVATGSWFWIIGWGVVTIFTIFVNYFYTSLIVPIFNKLSPLPDGELKTAIETYAKKVDFKIVSIYILDGSKRTKRGNAYFSGFGRKKKVVLYDTLLKEHSTEELVAILAHEIGHYKHHHVLKGLILGIIQTGLLFWVLSIFIGNPILAQALGATPGFHISLIAFGFLFSPVSTILGIFFNHFSRKHEYQADNFAASTLNNEFLSAALIRLSVSNLSNLTPHPWYVFIKYSHPTLMQRLTALEILSQKEK; encoded by the coding sequence ATGAGTTCACAAGTGCTGTTCCAGGCTATTCTGGCGATTGTTATTGTTGCTTACCTGATTGATCTTTGGCTGGGCTATTTGAATACAACCCGGTGGAATGATCAATTACCCCACAGGCTTGAGAGTATTTACGATAAAGAAAGATATAAACTTCAGCAACTATTTGAAAGGACCCAATATAAATTCAATTTGATCTCCGGGTTCTTCTCATTTAGCCTTTTGCTTGGAATGCTACTGATAGGAGGATTTGCCATATTGGACGGGTGGATCCTTTCTGTTACTGATTCTCCTGTTATTCAGGCAGTGTTATTTTTTGGAATTATCGGATTGGTTTCTGACATTCTTTCGATACCGTTTGAACTGTATGATACTTTCAGGATCGAGCAGAAATATGGGTTCAATACCACTACATTAAAAACATATTGGCTCGATAAATTAAAATCATGGTTGCTGGCTGCATTGATAGGAGGGGGACTACTTGCTTTGATTGTTACGATTTATGTTGCAACAGGATCATGGTTCTGGATTATAGGATGGGGTGTAGTTACCATCTTTACGATTTTTGTAAATTATTTTTATACCTCTTTAATCGTTCCTATCTTCAATAAACTTTCTCCTCTACCTGATGGAGAACTTAAGACCGCAATTGAAACTTATGCGAAAAAGGTTGACTTCAAAATTGTAAGTATTTACATTTTGGATGGTTCAAAAAGAACTAAAAGAGGTAACGCGTATTTTAGTGGATTTGGCAGAAAAAAGAAGGTTGTTCTGTATGATACATTACTTAAAGAACATTCAACTGAAGAGTTAGTGGCTATACTGGCGCATGAAATAGGACATTATAAGCATCATCATGTGCTCAAAGGTTTGATCCTGGGGATTATACAAACCGGATTGCTTTTTTGGGTATTATCCATTTTTATTGGCAATCCTATTTTGGCACAGGCCCTGGGTGCAACACCCGGATTCCATATCAGCTTAATTGCTTTTGGTTTTCTTTTTAGCCCGGTTTCAACGATTCTTGGAATCTTTTTTAACCATTTTTCCCGAAAACATGAATATCAAGCGGACAATTTTGCTGCTTCTACGCTGAATAATGAATTTCTTTCTGCTGCTCTAATAAGGCTTTCAGTTAGTAATCTGAGTAATCTGACTCCTCATCCCTGGTATGTATTTATTAAATATTCCCATCCAACACTAATGCAAAGGTTAACAGCCCTTGAAATATTATCACAAAAAGAGAAATGA
- a CDS encoding pyridoxal-phosphate dependent enzyme, producing the protein MTELIEKEDILEAGKRIRNYIHRTPVLSSASINEITGAKIFFKCENLQKAGAFKMRGASNALMLLNEQIRLKGVATHSSGNHAAALALAAKNLGIKAYVVMPSNSSRVKIAAVESYGGNITFCEPTLEARESTLKLLLAKLGATEIHPYNNLNIIAGQATAAKELIEDYPNLDIIIAPVGGGGLLSGTALATHNFSPATIVIGAEPEGAKDAFLSFQQNKIIPSIDPDTIADGLRTSLGSYTFPLIRKYVSEIQLASDQEIVEAMRLIWERMKILIEPSSAVPLAIILKNKEFYAGKSVGIILSGGNVELTKLPF; encoded by the coding sequence ATGACAGAACTCATAGAAAAGGAAGACATTCTGGAGGCCGGTAAGCGTATCAGGAATTACATTCATCGTACACCTGTATTGAGTTCTGCTTCTATTAATGAGATAACCGGTGCAAAAATCTTCTTTAAATGTGAGAATCTGCAGAAAGCAGGAGCCTTTAAAATGCGTGGTGCATCCAATGCATTAATGTTACTTAATGAGCAGATTCGATTAAAAGGAGTAGCTACACATTCTTCCGGAAATCACGCGGCAGCTTTAGCTCTTGCTGCAAAGAACCTAGGCATAAAAGCCTATGTTGTAATGCCTTCCAATTCTTCAAGAGTCAAAATAGCAGCTGTTGAGTCCTATGGCGGTAATATCACTTTTTGTGAACCAACGCTTGAGGCAAGGGAATCAACATTGAAGCTTTTACTGGCAAAATTGGGGGCTACCGAAATCCATCCCTACAATAACCTGAATATCATTGCCGGCCAAGCTACAGCAGCAAAAGAGCTCATTGAAGATTACCCAAATCTTGATATTATCATTGCTCCAGTTGGAGGTGGGGGTTTACTGAGTGGAACTGCACTGGCAACTCACAATTTTTCACCCGCAACCATCGTAATTGGTGCAGAACCAGAAGGAGCCAAAGATGCTTTTCTTTCCTTTCAACAAAATAAAATAATTCCTTCCATCGATCCGGATACGATTGCTGACGGACTCAGAACATCTTTAGGTTCTTATACATTTCCACTGATCAGGAAGTATGTCAGTGAAATTCAATTGGCTTCAGATCAAGAGATAGTTGAAGCAATGAGATTGATTTGGGAAAGAATGAAAATACTCATAGAGCCTTCTTCAGCAGTACCATTAGCCATTATATTAAAAAACAAGGAGTTCTATGCGGGTAAAAGTGTCGGCATTATTCTTTCGGGAGGAAATGTTGAACTTACGAAACTCCCATTTTAA